From Paenibacillus sp. FSL H8-0537:
CGGCTCGGTAACCTCCAGTCCATCAACGCTTAAATTAGGAAACTTGGAGCCGCTCGCTTTACTTTCGCTTTCATCAGGCGAAGCCAGCCTGCAGTTATTTAACGTTAACGGCAAGCCCTTGTTGTACACGGTCATCGCATACAAGACAGGTGCAACGAATAAAAAAGCATATCGCTTCGCGAGCATGGACGCTGCTATCCTTCTTGATGGCGCCCCTATTTCATTTGCTAATTGATCCAGATAAGACTCGCATTTCTCTAGGTCTAGCAAATCTTGGGCTACAATGGAAAGAGCAGCAGGCAGATCCTTTTTTTCAGGCGTAAACTTGAACCTCGCTTCAAGCTCTTTCCACTGTGCAGGTGCAAGATTAATCGGCATGTTATCGCGTTCCAAGGAAAATTTCTGCCGTTCTATCCACAATCATATTAATCGCGATCGGTCCATAATAAGCAATCCAGATGTTCGAATCTACTTCATATACTTGATTGTTTTTCACGGCTTCAACACTTTTCCAAGTTTCAGTCTGCTGGAACTCCTCAACGACCTCCTTGAACATGTCGTCATGCACGAGGAAATAATGGTCTGCCCCTACCTCTGGAAAAGCCTCAAACGAAATTTGATAAGCCGTATCCTTCTCATCCAGCACCTGCTGTGGAGCGGACAAGCCTAGATCGTTATATAAAATGTCTCCTGTGCGGTGGCTTGGCGTATGAATGCGAATGCCTTCATCACGCGGGCGAATCAGCGCAACGGTTTGGTCTCCAAGCCTCGCCTTAAGCTCTTCCTTCAGCTTAGCTGTTTTCTCGTTATATGCTTCCAGAACAGCACTCGCTTCTTCCGATTTCCCTGTAATTTTGCCGAAGGTCGTTAAGGTATCGCGCCAATTTTCATCAAAATCGAGCATGATGGTAGGCGCAATTTTAGACAAGCTATCATATACTTTTTCCTGAAACTCTGTACAAATGATTAAATCCGGTTCCATGGCAGCAATAGCTTCCAAATTCGGCTCATCCCTCGTACCGAGCAATTTAACATCCGTCAGCTTCTCGGATAAATATTCCGGGAAATCGGTTTTATCTGCCGCAGCTTTCACACTGCCCGCTGGCTGCTCGCTTAACGTTACCAGCTGGTCCACAAACTTAGTATCAAGCACCGCAATTTTCGTAGGATGCTGCTCCAGCGTTATTTCTCCCTTTGCATGTTTAATAACGACCGGATATGCTTGTTGTGCCGTTTGCGCAGCGTTTGTATTGGATGAAACGGTGCTCGTTGGGCTTGCTCCCCCTGTATTGTTCCCTGAACTATTGCCGGGCGCAGTTGCACATGCACCGAGCAACAAGATTAAACTCAACATCAA
This genomic window contains:
- a CDS encoding AraC family transcriptional regulator; amino-acid sequence: MKLQEQLPLWNHAAIRVLDVRRSMLRLGDGVHGFRLPASAFLVAVAGEARVLIDGTEHNVDRCYVCHAGKGATIEIKQVAEPFDYYMIFYKAVLAVPSRKELLNVYRDNNPFQMQYGFAPNYPLGVLAKIEQMHTYWLLDAPLEKFHVRAIFHQLVYDLLLQLHAHEGTPMAQPNYVSQTIRFMEERYAEPISLQDIAGTLHCSERQLQRLFKAKLSIGPLEYLIRIRMDHAQAMLLNTNLPLKVIAESVGYGDSYYFSRAFKKHFGVSPLYFRQNRRISSSYVSGYSIGSRSNLSYNNEGDNHYQYISGGVLGMNRSKGSILAVSLMLSLILLLGACATAPGNSSGNNTGGASPTSTVSSNTNAAQTAQQAYPVVIKHAKGEITLEQHPTKIAVLDTKFVDQLVTLSEQPAGSVKAAADKTDFPEYLSEKLTDVKLLGTRDEPNLEAIAAMEPDLIICTEFQEKVYDSLSKIAPTIMLDFDENWRDTLTTFGKITGKSEEASAVLEAYNEKTAKLKEELKARLGDQTVALIRPRDEGIRIHTPSHRTGDILYNDLGLSAPQQVLDEKDTAYQISFEAFPEVGADHYFLVHDDMFKEVVEEFQQTETWKSVEAVKNNQVYEVDSNIWIAYYGPIAINMIVDRTAEIFLGTR